ATAGGGGAAGCGCACAGTGAGGAGTGGGCACGTCAAACCAGCCGCTACCTCTCGGACTGTGAGCGCCATATGAAGATGGCTACCTTCGTCCCCTCTGCAGCTGTCCATCTTCCTCCACCACCCTTCAGACCCCTTCCACTTGCCCAGTGGTTTGAGACGATCCACTCCAACGACATCCTCAGCCTTCTGGATGAGATGATGGGAGTGATAACTTCTACCTATGGTATTAAGATGGATTTAACAAAGAAGGTGAGGGTTTCAACAGTAAAGCAATATAGAAAAtagaacatgtaccgtattttccgcactataaggcacaccggattattagccgcaccttcaatgaatggcatatttcaaaactttgtccacctataaaccgccccggactataagccgcgcctacgctgcgctaaagggaatgtcaaaaaaacagtcagataggtcagtcaaactttaataatatattaaaaaccagcgttctaacaactctgtcccaaaatgtacgcaaatgtgcaatcacaaacatagtaaaattcaaaatagtgcagagcaatagcaacataatgttgctcgaacgttaatgtcacaacacacaaaataaacatagcgctcaccttctgaagttattcttcattcgtaaatccttcgaattcttcgtcttcggtgtccgaattgaaaagttgggcaaatgtgggatccaaaatggccggttccgtctcgtcgaagtcatcggagtcagtgtcactgttcagcagttctgtgaatcctgccttccggaaagctcggaccacagttgtgaccgaaatatctgcccaggcatttacgatccactggcagatgttggcgtatgtcgtccggcgctgtctgcctgtcttagtgaaggtgtgttcgccttcggtcatccgttgttcccacgccgttcgcagtcgtgatttgaatgccctgttgacaccaatatccagcggttggagttctttggttaatccacccggaatgacggcgagtgttgtatttgtgtgcttcacttgttttttgacaccatctgtgatgtgggcgcgcatagagtcgtatatcaacatggacggagctgtgtgaaaaaagccacccggcctcttcgcgtaaacttcccttaaccactcgctcatcttttcttcatccatccatcccttcgagttagcttttatgatgacgccggctggaaaggtctcttttggcaaggtcttccttttgaatatcaccatgggtggaagtttcaggccattagcatggcaagctagaaccacagtgaaggacgacttctcattccctgtggtgcgaatattcaccgtacgtgctcccgttgtatccacagtatccacagtgcggttcacaggaatatcagttgctgtgaaatagtaatccgtgtgcggatggagagattgcgtcttttcatgaaccggatccttgttgcttagtaggagccattttgtggtctttacagatgtaaacaggaaatgaaacgtacggtaatatccgcgctctttttcttcttctacgcgggcgggtggttgcttacagtagaagaagaagcgcttcctgttctatgggggcgggtgcttaccttggcggttgcttgcgtagaagaagaagcgcttcctgttctaccgggaaaaaagatggcggctggttaccgtagttacgagaccgaaactttatgaaaattaatcttaatattaatccatatacaaagcgcaccgggttaaaagccgcactgtcagcttttgagtaaatttgtggtttttaggtgcggctaatggtgcggaaaatacggtacaataacaacaaaacaggaaatggGTTTACTTCTTAGTGGGGCAATGACTTCAGTTTGTAGTGTTTGTTTTACAGATCACCAAGAAGCTGGCTGGTGGGATCGGGGACAGTGCTGCATGGATGACAAACATCGGCAACGAGTTTGGCCAGGTTCTGAACTCTGTTCTGACGACGGGTGAAGGTGCAGGAAGGCACACACAGAAGGCTAAGAAGATAGGACGTGCGTCAGGACGACCGTGGAGAGCACCCAGGAAGCAGAGTGGCTTTGCTCCTGGACAGCATTTTCTATCAGTTTGGTTCAATACAAATCATTGAATAAGAGACAGTACATTTTATTGCAATCCCTGTTGACATTGTCACCTGCTTCTTCATGACTTTATATCCTTGTTCACAGTCCAGATGTCATAGATATCATCTTTCTCCCCCAtggactatacaggtaaaagccagtaaattagaatattttgaaaaacttgatttatttcagtaattgcattcaaaaggtgtaacttgtacattatatttattcattgcacacagactgatgcattcaaatgtttatttcatttaattttgatgatttgaagtggcaacaaatgaaaatccaaaattccgtgtgtcacaaaattagaatattacttaaggctaatacaaaaaagggatttttagaaatgttggccaactgaaaagtatgaaaatgaaaaatatgagcatgtacaatactcaatacttggttggagctccttttgcctcaattactgcgttaatgcggcgtggcatggagtcgatgagtttctggcactgctcaggtgttatgagagcccaggttgctctgatagtggccttcaactcttctgcgtttttgggtctggcattctgcatcttccttttcacaataccccacagattttctatggggctaaggtcaggggagttggcgggccaatttagaacagaaataccatggtccgtaaaccaggcacgggtagattttgcgctgtgtgcaggcgccaagtcctgttggaacttgaaatctccatctccatagagcaggtcagcagcaggaagcatgaagtgctctaaaacttgctggtagacggctgcgttgaccctggatctcaggaaacagagtggaccgacaccagcagatgacatggcaccccaaaccatcactgatggtggaaactttacactagacttcaggcaacgtggatcctgtgcctctcctgtcttcctccagactctgggacctcgatttccaaaggaaatgcaaaatttgcatggttgggtgatggttttgtgaaaaggaagatgcagaatgccagacccaaaaacgcagaagagttgaaggccactatcagagcaacctgggctctcataacacctgagcagtgccagaaactcatcgactccatgccacgccgcattaacgcagtaattgaggcaaaaggagctccaaccaagtattgagtattgtacatgctcatatttttcatatttgctcCACGTACACAATTGACAGTAAAGTGCTGACTCACCTGAAATGATGGTTGCAATATTTACCTGCGTTTTCTTCATTGTTACTTGCAGTGTTTACTGTAAATGATTGTACTACGGGCCATGTTTGTGCCTGATGATATCACAGTGATATTACTGTGCAGTACATTAAAATACACGAGTGCTTTTTAGTCGATATTAAACATGAAAGGAAACAGTTATAACTTGTCATTTATTATTGATTGAAATACACCGTACATGAATGATAAGACACACTAATAATGTTACATGGATGATAAGAAACATTACAACAGAGTGTCCAAACTTGTTCCACAACATTTCAAGGGTGGTTTAGATACCTTTAATAAAAGTAAGCCATTTAATGCAATGCTGATGCATGAATGATATGTGCATCAGCTTGTATCCTCGGGAATATATGTTAACTTCATATTTCAACTTTGTCTTATTACATGACACCTTTTTGCTTGTTTGCTTTTCTCTTGATTGACTGTAAATAATTCATGCTACTGatgaataataattataatcatcctgtggtaaattttaaatgtgctttataaataaagttgatttgatttgatttgattagtcCATTCTGAAGAACAGATGTTTTCATGCAGAATACAtttacacatgtatgtgtgtgtgtgtatatatatatatatatatatatatatatatatatatatatctatatacatacatatgtacacatatttatatgtgtgtgtgtgtatatatatatatatatatatatatatatatatatatatatatatatatatatatatatatacagggccggcccgtggcataggccgtataggcaaatgctaagggcgccgtccatcagggggcgccacgccagtgccacaaatgttgtgagaaaaaaagaaaagaaaaaaagttggtactattatttctaaatacaaaaaataatcccacgttaattaaaatgcaaagtaaagcctatttaatagaaatattatttgttacaacattacgccccccccccccctcctcccccgcacggtgcgccccctcccttcccgtatcatgactctttttggacgtcaccacatcaaaaaatcaacacaagatgtcaaaactgtcaggtgcccaggaaagaaaaaagagaaaagaagaggaggagaaacgagaaaagacagaggtagcaggtaggtaacgttagcctacatgaaattatttgtctgttacagaatgtgatagtaacctggctttttagcattaagctaatgttacatgattcggcaattgctaatcaataaatagctagttctgttttaacgtcgggttaattgtggagggggctaaattgttatggaaaataataatgtaacgttaggtaattacagtactcccactttacattcctcagggacatttctttctttctttagtttatttcgaacatgaacacacttacatcataatacatcacacaatttcatatcatttcattttacatcatgcccgaaaaggagtaggaagaagcaaagcttatttaatcctacctctttcccacttcaaagcgtttacaaatatatagaatcatttactgacctttttatataataaaataacatctatgagttagtatacaacagttttgtaatatgtaattaattaattaattcagtcattattaacatactgagatgaagaatatcttattttcaataaggttgaaagtatttctcataattcttcttctttgtactctgtaagcactattattttgaacaacctcttaaattggatcatatcagtacaatttttaacttttttacttaatctattccataatttaattccacatactgatatgctaaaagttctaagtgttgtacgtgcatataaatgtttgtattaggtctctctcaagcaggtgttttttgtttacattgttattgccttctggttagctaatgtttgccctgcaggtaatagtcacttttccacccctttatatattaggtatagttgtaagtaaaaaaaaaaaggtcaaagacaaagctattcgggttcttgtgagtatatacacttcactgccgatgtgggggggcaccacctaaaatcttgcctagggcgccagattggttagggccgggcctgtatatatatataagtgtataaatgtatatatatactatatatatatacatacacacacacgcagtatatatataatagggctgtcaaagttaacgcgataacacGTTAACTATGAATTTGAATAAAGGCACACATTTTTTGGAGGGGCGATTAAAGcgaacacttcctttttgacccTTGGGCCGTGCTGTAGCGGGAGACCTttgctgcagttcacttgctgcttatgagccacaagcgagcagaaatggacaaaagaaagtctaccttatggaaatatcaggttcaaagccaaaacaagttgttttcccgacaagaaaggactatttttcgccgtgagaagaggcgacatccctgcagcaaacacctgctgcGCGTGTTGTTCTAGAAGTGGGTGGTGCTTCCCTTTTGTGTTCggattacggttaaggtgcagtgataatacaacatttaaattgttattgtGACTGAtttcacgcccccacccccacaggtattttggtaatttaggggaaaccctgacatgaacaaaataaaaatgttttccattacGATCATACTTTGTAACtttgtaagtaagatgacatagaAGCTCATCAGAAATGAAAGACAGgatgtcgaaaggagactttttttttaattgcaaacagtcctcacctatggtcatgagctttgggttatgaccgaaaggacaagatcacgggtacaagcggccgaaatgagtttcctcctccgggtggcggggctctcccttagagatagggtgagaagctctgccatccggggggagctcaaagtaaagccgctgctcctccacatcgagaggagccagatgaggtggttcgggcatctggtcaggatgccacccgatcgcctccctcgggaggtgtttagggcacgtccgaccggtaggaggccacggggaagacccaggacacgttgggaagactatgtctcccggctggcctgggaacgcctcgggatcccccgggaggagctggacgaagtggctggggagagggaagtctgggcttccctgcttgggctgctgcccccgcgacccgacctcggataagcggaagaagatggatggatggatggatggatgcaaacagtcgatccaacattaaaacatgtcaagacatttctcaaaacaatcacacacttttccgcctttaaaataaaagcgctacaccATACCTCCAGTTTAGCTACgtttagggtttctccttaatgt
This is a stretch of genomic DNA from Nerophis lumbriciformis linkage group LG29, RoL_Nlum_v2.1, whole genome shotgun sequence. It encodes these proteins:
- the LOC133572253 gene encoding uncharacterized protein, which translates into the protein MGRCSKCSQLVCPWSQDTFSQLDEAHRSLFPTVLTTQLALDRKCMSFLKPGTSGNSSSYLQSAIGEAHSEEWARQTSRYLSDCERHMKMATFVPSAAVHLPPPPFRPLPLAQWFETIHSNDILSLLDEMMGVITSTYGIKMDLTKKITKKLAGGIGDSAAWMTNIGNEFGQVLNSVLTTGEGAGRHTQKAKKIGRASGRPWRAPRKQSGFAPGQHFLSVWFNTNH